The genomic DNA ATAAAATACAATAAAAAAACTAAGGTGATAATTAAATTGAATATTTATTTTATATAACAATCATTTTTTATTAAAAGGTATTTTTTATTTTAACATATATTTAATAAGGCTAAATAGAGTTATTATTTTAATTTCATACTTTACTTTTTCTATAAACCTATTATAATTAAAGTATAATCATTTTTGCAACTTGTTTATTTTATTATAAAAATGTGAAACTTATTACATAAGGAGGAATTTAACATGAAAAATCATACTTATAAAGAAATCAAAAACATATATGGAAAAATAAGCCCTTTTGAATTTAAGGACAAATTAATAGATATTGCAAAATACACTGCAAAAGAAAATAACAGAGAATTACTTGATGCAGGTCGTGGAAATCCAAACTGGACTTGTTCAACTGCTAGAGAAGCCTTTTTTACTTTTGGTCATTTCGCTATTACTGAAACTCGTTCTAATTGGGATTTAGGTCATTTGGCTGGAATGCCTCAAAAAAAGGGTATTAAAGAAAGATTTTTTAAATTTATAAATGAAAATATAGATATGCCTGGAGCATATTTAGCTAGAGATATTATAAACTTTGGTATAAATGAACTTGGATTTGATGGAGATGAATTTGTTCATGAACTAGCTGATGGAATTATTGGTGATAACTATCCACTTCCAGATAGAATGTTACCTCATATGGAAAAAATAGTACACGATTACCTAGTTCAAGAAATGAAATATGATATATCAGGTAAATATGGTGATGTAGAAATTTTTGCTGTTGAAGGTGCTACAGCTGCTATGTGCTATATATTTGATTCATTAATGGCAAATGAACTTCTAAAAAAAGGAGATACAATAGCCTTAATGACTCCAATATTTACACCTTATCTTGAAATACCTAACCTTCCTCGTTACGACTTTAAAGTGGTAAATATAAATGCTAATGAAGTTGATGAAAAAGGTGCTCACACATGGCAATATACAAAAAAAGAATTAGAGAAACTTCGTGACAAATCTATTAAAGCTTTATTCGTTGTTAATCCTAATAATCCTGCTTCTATAGCTATGGATGAAACATCTTGTAATAATCTAATAGATGTAATTGAAAATTATAATAAAGATTTAATGATAATATCAGATGATGTATATGGAACTTTTGTAGAAGATTTTTCATCCTTAATGTCAAAACTACCTTACAACACTGTTGGAGTATATTCTTATTCAAAATATTTTGGAGTTACAGGATGGAGACTTGGTACATTTGCCCTTCATAAGAAAAATGTTTTTGATAAGAAAATAAATGATTTAACTGGAGAATTAAAAAAATCAGTAGATAAGCGTTACAGTGATATGAGTCTTAACCCTTCTAGCCTTTCATTTATGGAAAGAGTTGTTGCTGATAGCAGACTTGTTGCTCTCAACCATACTGCTGGTCTTTCTACTCCACAGCAAGTACAAATGGCGTTTTTCTCTGCTTTTGCATTGATTGACAAAGTAGATGCCTACAAAAAACTCAATATGAGTATCTGCCATAGACGTCAAAAACTATTATTTGAAGCTTTAGAGCTTCCAATTAATGAAAACAAAAACAATGCTGCATATTACACTCAATTTGATATTGAAGAATGGGCTAAATTAAACTACGGAGAAGGCTTATTTAAATTTATAAGTAAAAATGCATCTCCAGTAGATGTTCTTTATAAATTAGCTAATGACTATTCAGTAGTTTTACTTAGTGGAAATGGATTCTATGGTCCTGAATGGTCAATTAGAATATCTCTAGCAAATCTATATGATGAAGCTTATACTAAGATAGGAAAAGCCATAAGAGAGATATTAAATGGTTATATCGTTGAATGGCAAAAAATTAAGAAATAATTATATTACACTGAAATATCTAAATTATATGAATAAAAGAGTTTATGTAGACCTTAACTACTTTTTTTGATATAATCCTATCGGAATTATAAATTTTATTTATGAAAGGCAGAGAATAGTATGAGTATTAAGAAAAAAGTTGCCATAGTTTTTACTGGTGGAACTATATCTATGACAGTAGATGATAAAGTCGGAGCAGCTATACCAACTTTATCAGGTGAACAAATACTATCAATGGTTACCAACATTGATAAAGTTGCAGATGTTGAAGTTTTTAATTTTGATGAAATTCCAGGACCTCACATAACACCTTATAGAATGATGGAATTGAAAAACTATGTAAATGATTTATTAGCAAGAAAAGATATTACAGGTGTTGTAATAACACATGGTACAGATAGTTTAGAGGAAACAGCTTATTTTCTAGACCTTACAATTGACAACATCAAACCTGTAATAGTCACAGGTGCTATGAGAAGTAGTTCTGAACTTGGATATGATGGTTCAAGTAATTTATCTGCATCAGTTTGTACTGCAGTATCCAAAGATGCTATGGGAAAAGGAGTCCTTGTAGTTTTAAACAATGAAGTATTATTAGCTTCTGAAGCTACTAAAACAAATACTCTTTCTCTAAATACATTTAAATCTCTAACTAGTGGCCCATTGGGAATAATTGACTGCAACGAACTTGTCCTTACAAGAGATATTGTAAATAGAACAATTATAGATACTGATAAGGTAGAATCTAAAGTTGCCTTATTTAAAGCATATGTAGGAGAAAATGCTGACTTTATAAGATTTGCTGTTGATAGTGGTTATAAAGGTATAGTTATTGAGGCAATGGGCAGAGGTAATATTCCTCCTCAAATGCTTTCTGGAGTTGAATATGCTAGAGAAAAAGGACTTCCTGTAGTTATAGTTTCTAGATGTCATTCAGGTAGAGTATTCGATAGTTATGGTTACTTTGGTTCTGGTAGAGATTTAAAAAATCTTGGTTGTATATTTGGTGGGGACTTACCAGGTCAAAAAGCTAGAATAAAACTTATCTTAGCACTTGGAAAAACTGATAACCTTGATGAAATCAAAGATTTCTTTGAAAAAGGAATCTATTGTTAATTCTAATAACTTCTATTTAATTATTTATTGATATTTCAACATTTTTAAATCAAAATCTAATACTTATGTCAGTTAAATGTCAGCAAAATATTTTATCCACAATTTTTACACAAATTTTCCACAACTTATCCCCAATATTATCCACAAGAAAAAAGGTAGCACTTATATTAGTAGCTACCTTTTATTTATTAATCTTCATCTTTCCAGCTTTTTATCCAATTTCCTATTTCTATTATTTTTTCTTCAGTTATTTCTTCTCCATCATGTAATTTTGAAATTAGTTCTGATAATGGATTGTTATGTAGACCTCCAAAAATTCTTTTTCCCTCTATTTTGAGATATTCTTTCTCTTTTATTAATACTCTATAGTGTACATGTTTCCCAATTCTCTGCGATATGAAAAAACCTTTTTTAGTTAATCTAGCTAAAAGTGTAATTGTAGTTGTATGCTTCCAAGCATATGTTTTTTCTATTTAATCTGCAACATCTTTTGATATTACAGTTTTATAACCAGTATTCCATATGTATTTCATAATTTTTAATTCTGCATCTGGTAATTTTTTATTCAACATAATATATTCCTTCTTTCAATTTATGTCACTTCCTCAAACTTATCTAGCTTAAATTAATAATAGGAGCTTTTTATCACAAAAACTACAGGTAAATTTTTCTATATATTCTACGTATTTAGTCTGTTTTTAAGTGTGAAATTACGTTCATACCTATAAATTTATTCAATTTTCAAACAATCTTGTTGAATAATAACTAATTCTATTGTATTATTTAGTTATAGAATAAAACTAAATCGGCAAAACTAGAGAAATCTAGTGACGCAAAGCTATAGGGACTAAGACTTATATAAATATCTTATGAGTTATGTTAGCCAGTTGCCAAAGAGATATTGTTCTTTTTGTTTTTATGAAAGTTTTTTAGGGGGATAATAATTTATATGTTTAGAGATAAAATGGATAAATGTACACATATATTGACTGCTTATATTAGCAGTTCGTATGATTATTGTAATTTTTTGGATACAATTTACATTCCATATAGTTAATATAAAACTTGTGTTTATTGTGATAGTGCCGAACAGGTGTTAATACGATTTACATTCCATATAGTTAATATAAAGCTCTAATTTAATAGCTTTATTTTTAGCAAAATACCCAAATTTACATTCCATATAGTTAATATAAAACCGGTTCCCTCCGAAGTTCATAGAGATTCTTATCAGCATGATTTACATTCCATATAGTTAATATAAAACAAATGCTGAAAGATAATTCGGTTGGGGATTTAATGAAATTTACATTCCATATAGTTAATGTAAAACTAAATAGAGCAGATGAGGCTTTTCAAGAAGCCGATAGATTTACATTCCATATAGTTAATATAAAACTCTGATGTTGTGAGATTTGAAAAAAACGGTAAATTGAATTTACATTCCATATAGTTAATATAAAACGCTGATAAAGTTATTAAAAGTAAAATTGCTGAAATACTATTTACATTCCATATAGTTAATATAAAACATGAGGAAGTTAATAAAGTAAATGGCATAGATGCTGAATTTACATTCCATATAGTTAATATAAAACCCCAAAATAAATTGAGTATTTCCAATGCCTACACATATACAAATCTCTCAAATTTGCAGTGAACCATGAGTAGTGCAATTGATAACACTTATCACAAGTCCTCAATGCCTTATATTTCAACTGTTAAGCCTTAATTTCTTCAAAAAATCGAACACTGCAAAATTTCTATGACTTTATTATATCATAAAAATATTATTTTTGAATATCTGTACCAATTTGTGATATAATAAAAGCAAGAAGAACTACAATCTATTTTGCTGTAGAGTGGAGTTCATAATTTAGAAATTACTTAGTTTTATGGAATCTG from Clostridioides difficile ATCC 9689 = DSM 1296 includes the following:
- the aspD gene encoding aspartate 4-decarboxylase; this translates as MKNHTYKEIKNIYGKISPFEFKDKLIDIAKYTAKENNRELLDAGRGNPNWTCSTAREAFFTFGHFAITETRSNWDLGHLAGMPQKKGIKERFFKFINENIDMPGAYLARDIINFGINELGFDGDEFVHELADGIIGDNYPLPDRMLPHMEKIVHDYLVQEMKYDISGKYGDVEIFAVEGATAAMCYIFDSLMANELLKKGDTIALMTPIFTPYLEIPNLPRYDFKVVNINANEVDEKGAHTWQYTKKELEKLRDKSIKALFVVNPNNPASIAMDETSCNNLIDVIENYNKDLMIISDDVYGTFVEDFSSLMSKLPYNTVGVYSYSKYFGVTGWRLGTFALHKKNVFDKKINDLTGELKKSVDKRYSDMSLNPSSLSFMERVVADSRLVALNHTAGLSTPQQVQMAFFSAFALIDKVDAYKKLNMSICHRRQKLLFEALELPINENKNNAAYYTQFDIEEWAKLNYGEGLFKFISKNASPVDVLYKLANDYSVVLLSGNGFYGPEWSIRISLANLYDEAYTKIGKAIREILNGYIVEWQKIKK
- a CDS encoding asparaginase translates to MSIKKKVAIVFTGGTISMTVDDKVGAAIPTLSGEQILSMVTNIDKVADVEVFNFDEIPGPHITPYRMMELKNYVNDLLARKDITGVVITHGTDSLEETAYFLDLTIDNIKPVIVTGAMRSSSELGYDGSSNLSASVCTAVSKDAMGKGVLVVLNNEVLLASEATKTNTLSLNTFKSLTSGPLGIIDCNELVLTRDIVNRTIIDTDKVESKVALFKAYVGENADFIRFAVDSGYKGIVIEAMGRGNIPPQMLSGVEYAREKGLPVVIVSRCHSGRVFDSYGYFGSGRDLKNLGCIFGGDLPGQKARIKLILALGKTDNLDEIKDFFEKGIYC
- a CDS encoding BlaI/MecI/CopY family transcriptional regulator; this translates as MEKTYAWKHTTTITLLARLTKKGFFISQRIGKHVHYRVLIKEKEYLKIEGKRIFGGLHNNPLSELISKLHDGEEITEEKIIEIGNWIKSWKDED